TCACCTGAAGAAATAAAAGATAGCCCTGACTCTGAATCAGCTAATGAAGAGTCCGAAGAAGAGAACACCGAATCGTCAGATAGCAATGAAGAAGATAGCACAAATCAAGAACCATCTAGTGAGGATCAAACAGAAGAGCAGCAGCCAACTGATTCGACCAACGGCTCTGATGAGAGTAATGGTAACTGATATTGATGGGAACAGAAAGGAGAACAAAATGAAGAGAACAACTAAAATTATTGGAAATGTTTTATATGGAGTAGTGTTTACCACATTGCTTCTCATGATAGTAATGGTAATTTCCTCACGAGCTTCTGGTGGGGAACCACAGTTATTTGGTTACCAATTTAAAACAGTTCTTTCAGGATCAATGGAACCAACTTTTAAAACTGGATCACTTATAGTAGTCGAAGAAGTTAAGAATGCCAAAAGCTTAAAAGAAAACGATGTGATTACATTTAGGCAAGACGAAAAAAAGGTTGTAACACATAGGATTATTCAAGTCGTAAAACAAGGTGACCAAGTTTCATATCAGACTAAAGGTGATAACAACGAAGATGCAGATATGAATCAAGTATTACCCCAAAATATTGTTGCTAAATATACGGGTTTGACAATTCCCTTT
This window of the Mesobacillus jeotgali genome carries:
- the sipW gene encoding signal peptidase I SipW, whose amino-acid sequence is MKRTTKIIGNVLYGVVFTTLLLMIVMVISSRASGGEPQLFGYQFKTVLSGSMEPTFKTGSLIVVEEVKNAKSLKENDVITFRQDEKKVVTHRIIQVVKQGDQVSYQTKGDNNEDADMNQVLPQNIVAKYTGLTIPFVGYFLNFASSPLGTGLLLIIPGLLLLGYAAWTIRSAIKELEEKTKTVNEPENKQSIIS